The Gemmatimonadaceae bacterium genomic sequence GTCGCGTCAGTCCGGCCGTCGCCGACCGCGCCGAAGCGCGTGATGTCGAACTCGCGATCGGGAAACACCGGCGGTTTGATCCGCGCGAGAATCTCCGGCACGAGCTCCCATCCCCGGTCGGCCGAGGGCCGAGGCGACGGTGTCGGGCTCGCGTTGCAACCCGCCGCGCCGAGTGGCGTCATCACCGCGGCGCCGGCGCCGAGCGCTCGAAGAAAATCGCGCCTGGTCGTCATGATCGGCTCAGTCCCTGTCGGCGGCAGTGTCTTTGTCGAGCGACGCGCGCTCGAGCCGCGGCGCGAGAAGATGAATCACGATCAGCGCGGCGACGTACGCCGTGCCGCACACGAAGAAGATCGGCGTGTAGTTGCTGCCGTTGTGCTGCAGCACCCAGCCCGTGCCGCGCTGGAACAGCGTACCGCCGATCGCGCCGAAGAATCCGCCGATGCCGACCACCGAGCCGACCGCGTACTGCGGGAACATGTCGCTCGACAGCGTGAAGATGTTCGCTGACCACCATTGGTGCGCCGCCGCCGCCACGCCGACGATCACGACCGCGACCCACATGTTCGTCGCCGACGGCGCGAACATCGTCGGCACGATCACCAGCGCCGCGATGAGCATCGTCGTCTTCCGCCCCGCGTTCACCGACCAGCCGCGCTTGATAAACGCGCCGGAGAGATATCCGCCGAACACCGAGCCGACGTCGGCGAGCAGATAGATGACGATGAGCGGCATCGCGATCTGCGACAGCTTGATGCCGTATCGCGAGTCGAGAAACTTCGGCAGCCAGTATAGATAGAACCACCAGATGGGGTCCGTCATCAGCTTGCCGACGGCGAACGCCCACGTCTGGCGGTGGCGCACCAGCTGTGTCCACCGGACGCGCTTCCCCCTCCCCGATTCGACCGGCTCGCTCGAGATGTGCGCCAACTCGGCGGGGCCGCACTTCGGGTGCTCGCGCGGCGGCCGATAGATCATGAGCCACGGAATCAGCCACAGGAATCCGAGCGCACCCGTCGCGATGAACGCCGGCCGCCATCCCCAGTTGAGCGCGATCCACGGCACGAGGATCGGCGTGATGATCGCGCCGACGTTCGACCCCGCGTTGAACACGCCGGTCGCCAGCGCGCGTTCGCGCGACGGGAACCATTCGGCGACCGTCTTGATCGACGCCGGGAAGTTTCCTGACTCGCCAAGGCCGAGGACGAAGCGAGCGATGCTGAAACCCGATGCCGTCCGCGCGAGCGCCATTCCCATCGCGGATAGACTCCACACCGTGACCGACCCGGCAAAGCCGCGCCGCGTGCCGAAGCGGTCCATGATGCGCCCGGCGAACAGGAACCCGATCGCGTACGCGATCGTGAACCACGACACGACGTCGGCGAACTGCTGCTCGTTCCATCCAAGATCGCGCTGGAGCGTCGGGCCGAGGATGCCGATGACTTGGCGGTCGATGTAGTTGATCGTCGTCGCGAAGAAGAGCAGCGCGCAGATCGTCCAGCGATACCGTCCCACCTTGGCGAGCGCACCGCTCCCGGCGAGCGCACCCCCGGCGGCACCGGACGCCGTCAGCTCCGATTCCGTCGTGTCTCGCCGCGTATCGACTGGGGTCGCCATCGGTCCTCTCTCCTCCGCCTCTAGCGCTTCACTCGGCCGCTCGCGTCGCCGGCCATCAACGCTTCGACCTCGGCGACGCCGACACGATTGATGTCGCCGGAGATCGAGTGCTTGAGGCACGACGCCGCGGTCGCGAACTCGAGTGCCTTGCCGTCGTCGCGATACTGCCGTAATCCATAGATCAGGCCGGCCGCGAACGAGTCGCCGGCGCCGACACGATCCACGATGTCGGCGATGTCGTAATGCCGGCTCCCGAGCATCTGCTTCCGGTTGTGCAGCACGGCGCTCCAGCCGTTGTGATCCGCGCTGTGACTTTCCCGCAGCGTGATCGCGAGCTTCTCCAGCTTCGGAAAAGCGGCCAGCACCTTCTCGGCGAGAGCACGGTATTTCTCGTGCGCCAAGTCGCCGCCCTCGACGTTCACGTCAGCCTCGATGCCGAGCGCGTTCTGACAGTCTTCTTCGTTCGCCACGCCGATGGTCGCGAAGCTCACGAGCTCGCGCATCACTTCGGGGGCGCGCTTGCCGTACTTCCAGAGGCTCTTCCGGAAGTTGAAGTCGCACGAGACGGTAAGGCCGCGCTCTCGCGCCGTCTTGGCCGCCGCGACCGACAACTCGGCCGCCGAAGCGCTGATCGCCGGCGTCACGCCGGTGATGTGGAACCAGTCCGCGTCCGCGAAGACCGCGTTCCAATCGAAGTCCGCCGCCCGAGCCGACGCGATGGACGACCCGGCGCGGTCGTACGTGACGCGCGACGGACGTTGGTTCGTTCCGTTCTCGAGAAAATAGACGCCGAGTCGTTCTCCGGATCGGCGTACGGCCGAAACGTCGACGCCGAACGCGCGGAGCGAGGAGAGGCACGCATCGCCGACGTTGTTCGCCGGCACCGCGCTCACGAATCGGGCGTGAATGCCGAATTGCGCGAGCGACGCCGCGACGTTCGCCTCGGCCCCGCCGAACGTCGCCTCGAGCGTCGGCGACTGGAACAGCCGCTCGAACGCCGGCGATTTGAGTCGCAACATCACCTCGCCGAGCGCGACGACGCAGCTCACGCGAACGCTCCGGCCGGGGCGACCGCCGCCTGCGCGCGCCCGTGCGCGATGTCCGACGCGCGGCGCGACTCCTCGCGAATGCGGTCGAACTGTTTCGCGGCGATCCAGTCGGTGGGCGCCATCCACGACCCGCCGCACGCGACGACGCGATCGAACGCGAGATACGCCGCGACGTTCGTGGCGCTGACTCCCCCCGTCGGCATGAAGTTCACGCCGACGAACGGCGCCGCGATCGCTTTCAGGTAGCCGAGTCCACCCATCGGTTCGGCGGGAAAGAACTTGAGTGTGGTGAGGCCCAGCTCGAGCGCCGCCTCCACCTCCGTCGGCGTCGCGATGCCCGGGTACACGGGAAGCCCGAGCGCCTTGCAGTGCTCGACGACTCGCGGATTGAGTCCCGGCGCGACGACGAATTGCGCGCCGGCGTCGCGCGCGGCATCGACCTGCGCGGGCGTCAGCACCGTGCCGGCACCGGCGAGTAGATCCGGCGCCTCGGCCGAGATTCGTCGAATCGCTTCCGCGGCGCGCGGCGTGCGAAACGTGATTTCGGCGCACGTCAGGCCGCCGGTCGAGAGAGCGCGCGCGAGCGGGACGGCGTCGTCGGGATCGTCGATCGTGATGACCGGCACGACGCGCGCGGCGCGCAGGCGGTCGGGCATCATTTCGGCTGTCGAGCGCGGGGCGGGAACTGTCATGTGAGCGTCACCGATTCCGTGAGCTGGGCGTCGAGCGCTGAAAGTACCCCGTTCGCGCAGATTCGCATGAGGTGCTCGCCGACCAACTCGACGAAAGCGGGGATCGCGGCCAGATCCGTGCCCCAGAGCGATTCGTCCGCACACACACGCCGGGCGAGCTCCAGGAACTCGTCCTCGGTACGCGGCGTGAGCGACTGCCAGACGGTGCGGACGCGCTCTCCCTCGGCATCCGGCGGCACGGCCAGTCCCGCGGACCGTCGCTCGGCTTGCACGTCACCGCGCATGAAGGCGAGAAAGGCCGCGAAACCGAAGGCCAACGCGGCCGGCGGCCGGCCCGTTCGCGACGCGGCCGCCAGGATCGACGGCACGACGCGGACGCGCATCTTGGTAGTGCCGTGCAGCGTGATGTCGACAAGCGCGTGGTCGATGTACGCGTTGTCGAACCGCCGTAGCACGTCGCTGGCGAAGGCTTCCGCGCCCGGAGCATCGAGATTTGGCGCGATCTCGTCGAGCATGGCGCGGCGGAGAAACGCGCCGACCCGACGGTCGCGCACGGCGTCGCGCACGGTCACGAGACCCGCGAGCAGCGCCACCGGCACGACGATCGTGTGTCCCCCGTTCAGCAGGCGGATCTTTCGCTCACGATACGGCCGAATGTCGGGGGCGACGACGACTCGCGGATCCTCGCCGGGAAACTGGAGCCGCGCGCGCAGGTCGTCGTCGCCTTCGATCGCGAAGAGCGCGTAGCTCTCGCACGCCGTCAGCATGCCGTCACGATAGCCGTGCACCCGCTCGAACCGGTCGATCTCTGCGCGCGACGGCGCGCCCGGAACGATTCGGTCGACGAGCGTGTTGCAGAACACGACCGCCTGATCCATCCAGCCACTGAATCTCGTGCCGAGCCGCCATGAAGCCGCCGTCTCGCGCACGAGGCGCTCGAGGATGGCACCGTTGTCGTCCACGAGCTCGCACGGGAGAACGACGAGGCCGCGCGACGCGTCGTAGTCAAACGCGCGGGCGCGCTCCCGGAGAAATCGCGTGAGCTTCGCCGGGAACGAACGAGGCGGATTCGCGTCGGGCGCGTCGGCGGCGTCGAGCGTGAGCCCAACCTCCGTCGTATTCGAGATCACGAGCTGGATGTTCGGATCGCGTGCGAGCTTCAGCACGTCGTCCCACTGCGTCCCCGCCGACAGCGCGCGGCTCAGCGACGCGATGATCCGATTTCGCGGCCGCTCGGGTCCGACGTGAGTGGAACCGCCCTGAATCGCCAGCGTGTACAATCCGTCCTGCGCGTTCAGCACGGCGTCGCGCTTGCTGTCGGTCGACGCGATCGCGACGATCGATCCCCCGAACCGGCCGGCGCGATTCGCTTCGTCGATGAACCACGCGGCGAACCCGCGCAAAAAAGCGCCGGTCCCGAACTGCACGACGCGCTCGGGCAGATCGAGCGCTCCCGGCGGCGGTGCTTCCACGTCGACGCGGTCCGCCATGAACGGCGACGCCACGAGCTCGCGTGAAAGCCTCGGCGGTGCGTTCATCTAGAGCGTGACTCCATCCTTCCAGATCGCGATCTCGCGATAGTCGTTCGTCTCGTTCTTCGCGAGGCGAGATCCCGACGCCACATCGAGCACGAACGCGAAGAGCTCGTCATCGAGCTGCGCTGCGCTCGTCGCCCCGCCGAGCAAACGCCCGGCGTCGAAATCGATCCAATGCGGTTTGCGCTGCGCGATGTCGCTGTTCGACGAGACTTTGATCGTCGGCACGGGAAAACCCAGCGGCGTACCACGCCCCGTCGTGAACAGGAGGAGCGTCGCGCCGCTCACCACCATCGCCGTCGACGAAACCGCGTCGTTGCCCGGCGACTCGAGCAGCGATACGCCGCGCGCGGCCGGCGGCAGCGGGTCGCCGTATCGCAGCACGCGCGAGATGGTCCCCCGCCCGCCCTTCTGAATCGCTCCGAGCGATTTCTCCTCGAGCGTTGTGAGCCCGCCCGCCTTGTTTCCCGGCGACGGATTCTCGTAGATCGGCTGGCCGTGGCGAACAAAATAGCTCTTAAAGTCGTTGATCATCGCCACGATGTCATTGAAAACCAATGCGCTCTCGGCGCGATTCATGAGCAGTTGCTCGGCGCCGAACATCTCCGGCACTTCCGTGAGAATCACGCCGCCGCCGAGCGACGTGAGCCGGTCGGCCAGCCTACCGAGCAACGGATTGGCGCTGATCCCGCTGAATCCGTCCGAGCCGCCGCACTTGTGTCCGAGCACGAGATCGCTCGCCGGACAATCGACACGCTTGTCGGCGGCCATGCGCTCGACGAGCTTCGCGACGGCGCCCGTGCCTTCCTCCAATTCGTCGATCACGTCCTGCGTGTTGAAGAACGCGAGGCGGCTGCGGTCGACGTCGCCGGCGAGGTGGAGCAGCGCG encodes the following:
- a CDS encoding bifunctional 4-hydroxy-2-oxoglutarate aldolase/2-dehydro-3-deoxy-phosphogluconate aldolase; the protein is MTVPAPRSTAEMMPDRLRAARVVPVITIDDPDDAVPLARALSTGGLTCAEITFRTPRAAEAIRRISAEAPDLLAGAGTVLTPAQVDAARDAGAQFVVAPGLNPRVVEHCKALGLPVYPGIATPTEVEAALELGLTTLKFFPAEPMGGLGYLKAIAAPFVGVNFMPTGGVSATNVAAYLAFDRVVACGGSWMAPTDWIAAKQFDRIREESRRASDIAHGRAQAAVAPAGAFA
- a CDS encoding sugar kinase, encoding MSCVVALGEVMLRLKSPAFERLFQSPTLEATFGGAEANVAASLAQFGIHARFVSAVPANNVGDACLSSLRAFGVDVSAVRRSGERLGVYFLENGTNQRPSRVTYDRAGSSIASARAADFDWNAVFADADWFHITGVTPAISASAAELSVAAAKTARERGLTVSCDFNFRKSLWKYGKRAPEVMRELVSFATIGVANEEDCQNALGIEADVNVEGGDLAHEKYRALAEKVLAAFPKLEKLAITLRESHSADHNGWSAVLHNRKQMLGSRHYDIADIVDRVGAGDSFAAGLIYGLRQYRDDGKALEFATAASCLKHSISGDINRVGVAEVEALMAGDASGRVKR
- a CDS encoding tagaturonate reductase, which translates into the protein MNAPPRLSRELVASPFMADRVDVEAPPPGALDLPERVVQFGTGAFLRGFAAWFIDEANRAGRFGGSIVAIASTDSKRDAVLNAQDGLYTLAIQGGSTHVGPERPRNRIIASLSRALSAGTQWDDVLKLARDPNIQLVISNTTEVGLTLDAADAPDANPPRSFPAKLTRFLRERARAFDYDASRGLVVLPCELVDDNGAILERLVRETAASWRLGTRFSGWMDQAVVFCNTLVDRIVPGAPSRAEIDRFERVHGYRDGMLTACESYALFAIEGDDDLRARLQFPGEDPRVVVAPDIRPYRERKIRLLNGGHTIVVPVALLAGLVTVRDAVRDRRVGAFLRRAMLDEIAPNLDAPGAEAFASDVLRRFDNAYIDHALVDITLHGTTKMRVRVVPSILAAASRTGRPPAALAFGFAAFLAFMRGDVQAERRSAGLAVPPDAEGERVRTVWQSLTPRTEDEFLELARRVCADESLWGTDLAAIPAFVELVGEHLMRICANGVLSALDAQLTESVTLT
- a CDS encoding MFS transporter, yielding MATPVDTRRDTTESELTASGAAGGALAGSGALAKVGRYRWTICALLFFATTINYIDRQVIGILGPTLQRDLGWNEQQFADVVSWFTIAYAIGFLFAGRIMDRFGTRRGFAGSVTVWSLSAMGMALARTASGFSIARFVLGLGESGNFPASIKTVAEWFPSRERALATGVFNAGSNVGAIITPILVPWIALNWGWRPAFIATGALGFLWLIPWLMIYRPPREHPKCGPAELAHISSEPVESGRGKRVRWTQLVRHRQTWAFAVGKLMTDPIWWFYLYWLPKFLDSRYGIKLSQIAMPLIVIYLLADVGSVFGGYLSGAFIKRGWSVNAGRKTTMLIAALVIVPTMFAPSATNMWVAVVIVGVAAAAHQWWSANIFTLSSDMFPQYAVGSVVGIGGFFGAIGGTLFQRGTGWVLQHNGSNYTPIFFVCGTAYVAALIVIHLLAPRLERASLDKDTAADRD
- a CDS encoding altronate dehydratase family protein, which translates into the protein MTIGTERAQTSGATLAAASNGAPAVVRIGAQDNVAVALRPVVAGERVTVDDSSVVSRAEIAPGHKIALEAIRAGDSVVKFGVPIGVATEAIAAGDWVHSHNLRTALSGVVDYQYAPSLAPSSQPTAMPTFNGYRRPNGKVGTRNELWVLNTVGCVNHAAERIARQAAERFSGTLDGVHAFAHPYGCSQLGDDLSHTQHVLAGLMRHPNAGGVLVLGLGCENNQLNALLHLAGDVDRSRLAFFNTQDVIDELEEGTGAVAKLVERMAADKRVDCPASDLVLGHKCGGSDGFSGISANPLLGRLADRLTSLGGGVILTEVPEMFGAEQLLMNRAESALVFNDIVAMINDFKSYFVRHGQPIYENPSPGNKAGGLTTLEEKSLGAIQKGGRGTISRVLRYGDPLPPAARGVSLLESPGNDAVSSTAMVVSGATLLLFTTGRGTPLGFPVPTIKVSSNSDIAQRKPHWIDFDAGRLLGGATSAAQLDDELFAFVLDVASGSRLAKNETNDYREIAIWKDGVTL